Proteins encoded by one window of Rhodamnia argentea isolate NSW1041297 chromosome 6, ASM2092103v1, whole genome shotgun sequence:
- the LOC115728693 gene encoding protein DETOXIFICATION 16-like isoform X1, translated as MGGRGGDQEIDEVALLESPLIQSQDLEHDRDNDHHGTSSHSSVQRDKNRAIITGELKRQVWLSGPLIGVSMLQYCVQVISVMFVGHLGELPLSGASMATSFASVTGFSVLLGMGSALETLCGQAYGAKQYHMLGVYTQRAMLTLLCLSIPLAVIWLYTADILIAFGQDVEISMEAGTFNRWMMPSLFAYGLLQCLNRFLQTQNNVVPMTISSLVTASLHVVVCWVFIFKFGLGSRGAALANTISNWNNVILLAIYVKLSPSCVKTWTGFTNEALRDIVSFVKLAVPSAVMICFEYWSFEMVVLLSGLLPNPKLETSVLSISLNTCWMVYMVSVGLGGAISTRVSNELGAGRAAGARLALRVMIAIALTEGAIVGIGTILVCHVWGKLYSNEEEVIAYVARMMPLLALSDFLDGFQCVLSGSARGCGWQNLCAWINLGAYYVVAIPCAELFAFRFHLGGMGLWMGIICGLSVQVMALITVNACTNWDQEAKKAVDRVKAVRAHSDDEQEQS; from the exons AtgggaggaagaggaggagatcaagagaTTGATGAAGTGGCTCTTCTTGAATCTCCTCTGATCCAAAGCCAAGATCTTGAACATGATCGCGACAATGACCACCATGGAACATCTTCACACAGCTCGGTTCAAAGAGACAAGAATCGCGCAATCATAACTGGAGAATTGAAGAGGCAGGTATGGCTGTCGGGGCCGCTGATCGGAGTGAGCATGCTGCAGTACTGCGTGCAGGTGATCTCCGTCATGTTCGTGGGCCACCTGGGGGAGCTCCCTCTCTCCGGCGCATCCATGGCCACTTCCTTTGCTTCAGTCACCGGCTTCAGCGTCTTG TTAGGAATGGGAAGTGCATTGGAGACATTGTGTGGCCAAGCCTATGGAGCCAAACAGTACCACATGCTTGGAGTTTACACACAACGAGCCATGCTTACGCTTCTATGCCTAAGCATTCCTCTGGCAGTCATATGGCTCTACACCGCCGACATTCTCATAGCTTTCGGCCAAGACGTCGAGATTTCCATGGAAGCAGGAACTTTCAACCGTTGGATGATGCCAAGTCTATTCGCGTACGGCCTCCTCCAATGTCTGAACCGGTTCTTGCAGACGCAGAATAACGTTGTACCGATGACGATAAGCTCTTTGGTTACTGCTTCTCTCCACGTAGTCGTCTGTTGGGTCTTCATCTTTAAGTTCGGACTAGGAAGTAGAGGGGCTGCTTTAGCGAACACGATCTCGAATTGGAACAATGTGATCCTGCTGGCGATTTATGTGAAGCTCTCTCCCTCTTGCGTCAAGACTTGGACAGGTTTCACGAATGAGGCCTTGCGCGACATCGTTAGCTTCGTGAAGCTTGCTGTTCCTTCAGCAGTTATGATTTG TTTCGAGTATTGGTCCTTCGAGATGGTTGTTCTTCTATCGGGTCTTCTGCCAAATCCGAAACTAGAGACATCTGTGTTATCTATTAG CCTCAACACTTGTTGGATGGTCTACATGGTCTCTGTCGGTCTCGGCGGAGCAATCAG CACTAGAGTGTCGAACGAATTAGGTGCAGGCCGCGCTGCAGGCGCGCGCTTAGCATTGCGAGTCATGATCGCCATCGCCTTAACAGAGGGCGCAATAGTTGGAATCGGGACGATCTTGGTATGCCACGTTTGGGGAAAGCTGTACAGCAACGAAGAGGAAGTGATCGCATACGTCGCCAGAATGATGCCGCTTCTCGCTCTCTCAGATTTCCTGGACGGGTTTCAGTGTGTCCTTTCAG GGTCCGCAAGAGGATGCGGATGGCAGAATCTCTGCGCTTGGATAAACCTCGGGGCTTATTACGTCGTGGCAATCCCTTGCGCCGAACTGTTTGCGTTTCGCTTCCATCTTGGAGGGATG GGTCTATGGATGGGGATCATATGCGGGCTGTCTGTACAAGTCATGGCACTTATCACAGTGAATGCATGTACCAACTGGGATCAGGAG GCAAAGAAAGCTGTGGATCGAGTTAAAGCGGTACGAGCACATTCTGATGATGAACAAGAGCAAAGCTAG
- the LOC115728693 gene encoding protein DETOXIFICATION 16-like isoform X2 produces the protein MAVGAADRSEHAAVLRAGDLRHVRGPPGGAPSLRRIHGHFLCFSHRLQRLGMGSALETLCGQAYGAKQYHMLGVYTQRAMLTLLCLSIPLAVIWLYTADILIAFGQDVEISMEAGTFNRWMMPSLFAYGLLQCLNRFLQTQNNVVPMTISSLVTASLHVVVCWVFIFKFGLGSRGAALANTISNWNNVILLAIYVKLSPSCVKTWTGFTNEALRDIVSFVKLAVPSAVMICFEYWSFEMVVLLSGLLPNPKLETSVLSISLNTCWMVYMVSVGLGGAISTRVSNELGAGRAAGARLALRVMIAIALTEGAIVGIGTILVCHVWGKLYSNEEEVIAYVARMMPLLALSDFLDGFQCVLSGSARGCGWQNLCAWINLGAYYVVAIPCAELFAFRFHLGGMGLWMGIICGLSVQVMALITVNACTNWDQEAKKAVDRVKAVRAHSDDEQEQS, from the exons ATGGCTGTCGGGGCCGCTGATCGGAGTGAGCATGCTGCAGTACTGCGTGCAGGTGATCTCCGTCATGTTCGTGGGCCACCTGGGGGAGCTCCCTCTCTCCGGCGCATCCATGGCCACTTCCTTTGCTTCAGTCACCGGCTTCAGCGTCTTG GAATGGGAAGTGCATTGGAGACATTGTGTGGCCAAGCCTATGGAGCCAAACAGTACCACATGCTTGGAGTTTACACACAACGAGCCATGCTTACGCTTCTATGCCTAAGCATTCCTCTGGCAGTCATATGGCTCTACACCGCCGACATTCTCATAGCTTTCGGCCAAGACGTCGAGATTTCCATGGAAGCAGGAACTTTCAACCGTTGGATGATGCCAAGTCTATTCGCGTACGGCCTCCTCCAATGTCTGAACCGGTTCTTGCAGACGCAGAATAACGTTGTACCGATGACGATAAGCTCTTTGGTTACTGCTTCTCTCCACGTAGTCGTCTGTTGGGTCTTCATCTTTAAGTTCGGACTAGGAAGTAGAGGGGCTGCTTTAGCGAACACGATCTCGAATTGGAACAATGTGATCCTGCTGGCGATTTATGTGAAGCTCTCTCCCTCTTGCGTCAAGACTTGGACAGGTTTCACGAATGAGGCCTTGCGCGACATCGTTAGCTTCGTGAAGCTTGCTGTTCCTTCAGCAGTTATGATTTG TTTCGAGTATTGGTCCTTCGAGATGGTTGTTCTTCTATCGGGTCTTCTGCCAAATCCGAAACTAGAGACATCTGTGTTATCTATTAG CCTCAACACTTGTTGGATGGTCTACATGGTCTCTGTCGGTCTCGGCGGAGCAATCAG CACTAGAGTGTCGAACGAATTAGGTGCAGGCCGCGCTGCAGGCGCGCGCTTAGCATTGCGAGTCATGATCGCCATCGCCTTAACAGAGGGCGCAATAGTTGGAATCGGGACGATCTTGGTATGCCACGTTTGGGGAAAGCTGTACAGCAACGAAGAGGAAGTGATCGCATACGTCGCCAGAATGATGCCGCTTCTCGCTCTCTCAGATTTCCTGGACGGGTTTCAGTGTGTCCTTTCAG GGTCCGCAAGAGGATGCGGATGGCAGAATCTCTGCGCTTGGATAAACCTCGGGGCTTATTACGTCGTGGCAATCCCTTGCGCCGAACTGTTTGCGTTTCGCTTCCATCTTGGAGGGATG GGTCTATGGATGGGGATCATATGCGGGCTGTCTGTACAAGTCATGGCACTTATCACAGTGAATGCATGTACCAACTGGGATCAGGAG GCAAAGAAAGCTGTGGATCGAGTTAAAGCGGTACGAGCACATTCTGATGATGAACAAGAGCAAAGCTAG